In Amphiura filiformis chromosome 1, Afil_fr2py, whole genome shotgun sequence, the following are encoded in one genomic region:
- the LOC140146963 gene encoding uncharacterized protein yields the protein MTFSLTATRGEVTAYLSTQMRSPNEAFHQWSVVATEKNPMAQVFIDTTMQDGETRKKRQAADDDQLVLYGTVVNEEPTPAGTTDTTAASRTEAVFSVLVEEGDTRIITTTTEKPTEKLATTTASTSALPPGMKISESGLSAGVVAGIAIAGFIVIFLVIAFVVVFLIKRRRSEKAEPNLINRGRNVSTVSTMSAEMRRQSETTNVYDNGPNGATMAYDAGASTSGGAVGTANGGMVGDLTNHLIKTGRMEKDSNPRNENVYTFGESTSRPNRNDNDDIYVVSEFNGKKTVAQDDVYEVTPIGQDDVYEVTEFP from the exons ATGACTTTCTCATTGACTGCTACAAGGGGAGAG GTCACTGCTTACCTGTCGACGCAGATGCGCTCTCCAAACGAGGCATTCCATCAGTGGTCTGTAGTAGCGACGGAAAAGAATCCAATGGCACAGGTGTTCATCGATACAACGATGCAAGATGGGGAAACACGCAAGAAACGCCAA GCCGCTGATGATGACCAACTTGTGTTATACGGAACTGTCGTAAACGAAGAGCCTACTCCTGCCGGTACAACTGACACTACTGCTGCCTCTAGAACTGAGGCAGTTTTTAGTGTTTTGGTCGAAGAAGGGGATACCAGAATAA taacaacTACTACAGAGAAGCCTACAGAGAAGCTTGCCACCACCACGGCATCTACCTCTGCTTTGCCACCTGGAATGAAGATATCAG AGTCTGGGCTCTCTGCTGGAGTAGTCGCTGGCATAGCAATCGCCGGTTTTATTGTCATCTTTCTTGTGATTGCGTTTGTTGTGGTGTTTTTGATCAAGCGTAGACGTTCAGAAAAAGCTGAACCTAACCTTATCAACCGTGGTCGTAATGTATCCACCGTATCGACAATGTCAGCGGAAATGCGACGCCAGTCAGAAACAACAAATGTATATGATAATGGGCCAAACGGTGCGACTATGGCTTATGATGCGGGCGCTAGCACGAGTGGGGGCGCTGTTGGTACGGCAAATGGAGGCATGGTAGGTGATCTGACGAATCATCTCATCAAGACAGGGCGAATGGAGAAAGATTCAAATCCGAGGAATGAAAATGTCTACACCTTTGGTGAATCGACATCACGTCCCAACaggaatgataatgatgatatctACGTTGTCAGTGAATTTAATGGAAAGAAGACTGTAGCTCAAGATGATGTCTATGAGGTCACA CCGATCGGTCAGGATGACGTGTATGAAGTCACA GAATTTCCCTGA